Proteins from a single region of Pseudomonas quebecensis:
- a CDS encoding DUF1513 domain-containing protein translates to MLRRQALALGSVLLSALTLGGWTLFKQKGSGPLLLSARDDTDGRHYAVGFRLDGKQVFATQVGQRCHDIINHPTLPIALFVARRPGTESYLIDLRDGALLQTITSNANRHFYGHAVIHKSGEWLYATENDTSDPGRGLLGVYKFEGERLVHSAELSTHGIGPHQVSWMPDGETLVVANGGIRTEAESRVEMNLNAMEPSLVLMRRDGTLISKETLGQQMNSVRHMGIASDGTILTGQQFMGPSQERSELLAIKRPGQPFMAFPVADAQLQAMGHYTASVAVHSELRLVALTAPRGNRFFIWDMDSGELCLDGPLPDCAGVGAVADGFVVTSGQGRCRFYDCRQAPLVAKPLELPAGLWDNHLHLA, encoded by the coding sequence ATGCTCAGGCGACAGGCTTTGGCGCTCGGTAGCGTGCTGCTCAGCGCACTTACGTTGGGTGGCTGGACGCTGTTCAAGCAGAAGGGCAGCGGCCCGCTGCTGCTGTCGGCACGTGACGATACGGACGGCAGGCACTACGCCGTGGGCTTTCGCTTGGACGGCAAGCAGGTGTTCGCTACCCAGGTTGGCCAGCGCTGCCACGACATTATCAACCACCCCACGCTGCCGATTGCGCTGTTCGTTGCCCGTCGCCCTGGCACCGAGAGTTACCTGATCGACCTGCGCGACGGCGCGCTGCTGCAAACCATCACCTCGAATGCCAATCGCCACTTCTATGGCCACGCGGTAATCCACAAGAGCGGCGAGTGGCTGTACGCCACCGAAAACGATACGTCCGACCCCGGCCGTGGCCTCCTTGGCGTGTATAAGTTCGAGGGCGAGCGCCTGGTGCACAGCGCCGAGCTGTCCACCCACGGCATCGGCCCGCACCAGGTCTCATGGATGCCCGACGGTGAAACCCTGGTGGTGGCCAACGGAGGCATTCGCACCGAAGCGGAAAGCCGCGTGGAGATGAACCTCAACGCCATGGAGCCGAGCCTGGTGCTGATGCGCCGCGACGGCACACTGATCAGCAAGGAAACCCTGGGCCAGCAGATGAACAGCGTGCGCCATATGGGCATCGCCAGCGATGGCACGATTCTCACCGGGCAGCAGTTCATGGGCCCGTCCCAGGAGCGCTCCGAACTGCTGGCGATCAAGCGCCCAGGCCAACCGTTCATGGCTTTTCCGGTGGCCGACGCGCAACTGCAGGCCATGGGGCATTACACCGCCAGCGTGGCCGTGCACAGCGAGTTGCGCCTGGTGGCCCTGACGGCGCCACGCGGCAATCGCTTCTTTATCTGGGACATGGACAGCGGCGAGCTGTGCCTGGACGGTCCGCTGCCGGACTGCGCGGGTGTGGGCGCGGTGGCGGATGGGTTCGTGGTCACCTCGGGCCAGGGCCGGTGCCGCTTCTACGATTGCCGGCAGGCCCCGTTGGTGGCTAAACCCTTGGAATTGCCGGCCGGGCTTTGGGATAACCACCTGCACTTGGCGTGA
- a CDS encoding nitroreductase family protein, producing MQALDALLNRVSVPRLLEPAPTQAQREVLFAAAMRAPDHGQLRPWRFLTVEGSAREQMGTLLAEAARLQDPEAPQAVIDKAQNGPLRAPLVVVVIARLQEHFKVPKSEQLLAAACAAHGILLAAYAQGIGAVWRTGELSYSAHVAKGLGLAANEEVIGFLYLGTPQNPPRTAPKEDVAAFVQAWTGL from the coding sequence ATGCAGGCTCTCGACGCTTTGCTCAACCGTGTTTCCGTGCCGCGTTTGCTGGAGCCGGCACCGACCCAGGCGCAGCGCGAGGTGCTTTTCGCTGCGGCCATGCGAGCGCCGGACCACGGCCAACTGCGTCCGTGGCGCTTTCTCACCGTCGAAGGCTCGGCCCGTGAACAGATGGGCACGCTGCTGGCTGAAGCCGCGCGCCTGCAGGACCCCGAAGCCCCGCAGGCGGTCATCGACAAAGCCCAGAACGGCCCGTTGCGCGCGCCGCTGGTGGTGGTGGTGATCGCGCGCCTGCAGGAGCACTTCAAGGTGCCCAAATCCGAACAGTTGCTGGCAGCGGCCTGCGCGGCCCATGGCATTCTACTGGCGGCCTACGCCCAAGGCATCGGTGCGGTGTGGCGCACCGGCGAATTGTCCTACTCGGCTCACGTTGCCAAGGGTTTAGGGCTGGCGGCGAATGAGGAAGTGATTGGCTTCCTCTATCTGGGCACACCGCAGAACCCGCCGCGTACGGCGCCGAAGGAAGATGTGGCGGCATTTGTGCAGGCTTGGACGGGTCTTTGA
- a CDS encoding lipopolysaccharide kinase InaA family protein, producing the protein MAVECVAGSHVAPEERFDYFWRQQGEWVEEPNRRRGGESGVQRIKTASGRLLYSKRQTGHIYRSWLHPFGRPTVLRERDALKGLRLLDVRVPEMVFCEARRDPEHQWKALLVTASLDGFDEIEKWYAAGGREQYGEQVHERLLKEVATTLARMHKGRWQHGCLYIKHIFARVTGEGDSATVEVALLDFEKCRQRLTAYRAASHDMLQLRRHSSWSSADWEKLSYFYETAFGSAIKGLTR; encoded by the coding sequence ATGGCAGTTGAGTGCGTAGCAGGCAGTCACGTAGCTCCAGAAGAACGCTTCGATTATTTCTGGCGTCAGCAAGGCGAGTGGGTGGAAGAGCCCAATCGTCGTCGCGGTGGTGAAAGTGGGGTACAGCGAATCAAGACCGCCAGTGGTCGTTTGCTCTACAGCAAGCGACAGACCGGGCATATTTATCGCAGTTGGCTGCATCCCTTCGGGCGCCCCACGGTGCTGCGTGAGCGTGATGCTTTGAAGGGCTTGCGCCTGCTGGATGTGCGGGTGCCGGAAATGGTCTTCTGCGAAGCACGTCGCGATCCCGAGCATCAATGGAAGGCGTTGTTGGTGACGGCTTCGCTGGATGGTTTCGACGAAATCGAAAAATGGTACGCCGCCGGTGGCCGTGAGCAGTACGGCGAGCAGGTGCACGAACGTCTGCTCAAGGAAGTGGCGACCACCCTGGCGCGCATGCACAAGGGGCGTTGGCAGCACGGCTGCCTGTACATCAAGCATATCTTTGCGCGGGTGACAGGCGAGGGTGACTCGGCCACGGTAGAAGTGGCGCTGCTGGATTTTGAAAAATGCCGCCAGCGCCTGACCGCTTATCGGGCGGCGTCCCATGACATGCTGCAACTGCGTCGCCATTCGTCGTGGAGCAGCGCCGACTGGGAAAAACTCAGCTACTTTTATGAGACGGCGTTTGGCAGCGCTATCAAGGGTTTAACCAGATGA
- a CDS encoding class I SAM-dependent methyltransferase, with protein sequence MPTPIKLEFSEKYDDQHAQKYLLKHQDNLARRLSHKRDEQLARGALAMAGEPGLVLDLPCGAGRFWPLLAEKPNRIIIGADNSASMLKIATGAQPAEVVKRVRPLQTSAFDIDLPDNAVDSIFCMRLLHHIGDPAHRLAILREFQRVTRDSVIISLWVDGNFKAWKRKRSEARRRRKGEQEGYQNRFVLPAATVEAEFEQAGFRVQESLDFIPLYAMWRVYVLRKR encoded by the coding sequence ATGCCTACCCCGATCAAACTCGAATTTTCCGAAAAGTACGACGATCAGCACGCTCAGAAATATTTGCTCAAGCATCAGGACAATCTGGCGCGCCGGTTGTCCCACAAACGCGACGAGCAATTGGCCCGAGGCGCGCTGGCGATGGCGGGCGAGCCCGGTTTGGTTTTGGACTTGCCGTGTGGCGCCGGCCGTTTCTGGCCGCTGCTGGCGGAAAAGCCCAACCGAATCATTATTGGCGCCGATAATTCCGCTTCGATGTTGAAGATAGCAACCGGCGCCCAACCGGCAGAGGTGGTGAAACGGGTACGGCCTTTGCAGACTTCAGCCTTTGATATTGATTTGCCAGATAACGCGGTCGACAGCATTTTTTGCATGCGCTTGCTGCACCACATAGGTGATCCGGCGCATCGCCTGGCGATACTGCGGGAGTTTCAGCGAGTTACCCGAGACAGCGTGATCATCTCACTGTGGGTTGACGGCAATTTCAAGGCGTGGAAGCGCAAGCGTTCGGAAGCGCGTCGTCGTAGGAAAGGTGAGCAGGAAGGTTACCAAAACAGGTTTGTGTTACCGGCTGCTACTGTAGAAGCAGAATTCGAGCAGGCGGGTTTTCGCGTTCAGGAATCCCTGGACTTCATACCGCTCTACGCCATGTGGCGGGTATACGTATTACGCAAGAGGTAA
- a CDS encoding di-heme oxidoredictase family protein — translation MFRSLFRLCVAFMALGLVACDDAPRFTQAEPGEARAGGAATVNKNDQNAFSLPSANLSPTRRLDFSVGNSFFRSPWVIAPSTTTARDGLGPLFNTNACQNCHIKDGRGHPPLADAPNAVSMLVRLSIPDAAPYARLIEQLGVVPEPVYGGQLQDMAVPGVVPEGKVRVDYTPVNVTFKDGTVVELRKPDLQITQLGYGPMHPDTRFSARIAPPMIGLGLLEAISDADILRNTDPKTADNEAIVGRPNWVWDDAQQKTVLGRFGWKAGQPTLNQQNVHAFSGDMGLTTTLRPFDDCTDAQVACKRAPNGNGPDGEPEVSDNILRLVLFYTRNLAVPVRRDVNAPQVLAGKNLFYQAGCQGCHKPTFTTAADAAEPELANQTIRPYSDLLLHDMGEGLADRRSEFKAGGRDWRTPPLWGIGLTQTVSGHTQFLHDGRARNLLEAVLWHGGEAQAAQQHVLSFNAEQRAALLAFLNSL, via the coding sequence ATGTTCCGTTCGCTTTTTCGTCTGTGCGTCGCCTTCATGGCCCTGGGCCTGGTTGCGTGCGACGACGCCCCGCGTTTCACTCAGGCTGAGCCCGGTGAAGCGCGAGCCGGCGGCGCAGCGACGGTGAACAAAAACGACCAGAATGCGTTTTCCCTGCCCTCCGCCAACCTGTCGCCCACGCGCCGCCTGGACTTCAGCGTCGGCAACAGTTTTTTCCGCAGCCCCTGGGTGATCGCGCCGTCCACCACCACCGCCCGCGATGGCCTGGGCCCGCTGTTCAACACCAATGCCTGCCAGAACTGCCATATCAAGGACGGCCGCGGGCACCCGCCGCTGGCCGACGCGCCCAACGCCGTGTCCATGCTGGTGCGCCTGTCGATACCGGATGCTGCACCCTACGCCAGGCTGATCGAGCAGTTGGGCGTGGTGCCGGAGCCCGTGTACGGCGGGCAACTGCAGGACATGGCCGTGCCGGGTGTCGTACCGGAAGGCAAGGTGCGCGTCGACTACACACCGGTCAATGTGACCTTCAAGGACGGCACCGTGGTGGAACTGCGCAAGCCGGACCTGCAAATCACCCAACTGGGCTACGGCCCGATGCACCCCGACACGCGCTTCTCGGCCCGCATCGCGCCGCCGATGATCGGCCTGGGCCTGCTCGAAGCGATCAGCGACGCGGATATCCTGCGCAACACCGACCCGAAAACCGCCGACAACGAAGCCATTGTCGGGCGGCCGAATTGGGTCTGGGACGACGCCCAGCAGAAAACCGTGCTGGGCCGGTTCGGCTGGAAAGCCGGGCAACCCACGCTCAATCAACAAAATGTTCACGCGTTCTCTGGTGATATGGGCCTCACCACCACCCTGAGACCCTTCGATGACTGCACCGACGCCCAAGTCGCCTGCAAACGGGCGCCCAACGGCAATGGCCCCGATGGCGAGCCGGAAGTCAGCGATAACATCCTGCGCCTGGTGCTGTTCTATACCCGTAACCTGGCCGTGCCCGTGCGCCGGGACGTCAACGCGCCGCAGGTGCTGGCCGGGAAAAACCTGTTCTATCAGGCCGGCTGCCAGGGCTGCCATAAGCCCACGTTCACCACCGCCGCCGATGCCGCCGAGCCTGAGCTGGCGAACCAGACCATCCGCCCGTACAGCGACCTGTTGCTGCACGACATGGGCGAAGGCCTGGCCGATCGGCGCAGCGAATTCAAGGCCGGTGGCCGCGACTGGCGCACACCGCCGTTGTGGGGTATCGGTTTGACGCAAACCGTAAGCGGTCATACCCAGTTTCTGCATGACGGCCGCGCCCGCAACCTGCTCGAAGCCGTGCTCTGGCATGGCGGTGAGGCCCAGGCGGCGCAGCAGCATGTGTTGTCCTTCAATGCCGAGCAGCGCGCTGCGTTGCTGGCGTTCCTGAACTCTTTATAA
- a CDS encoding imelysin family protein, whose product MFRPKLLFTSLAALALGACSPQDPQAVTSAAIAKQVILPTYSRWVEADRQLAVSALAYCQGKESLDTARADFLHAQKAWAELQPLLIGPLAEGNRAWQVQFWPDKKNLVGRQVEQLVEAQPQIDGAALAKCSVVVQGLSAYEYILYDARTDLADDARKARYCPLLVAIGERQKALAEEILASWNSTDGMLAQMSKFPNQRYADSHEAIADLLRVQVTALDTLKKKLGTPMGRQTKGIPQPFQADAWRSQSSLQSLEASLAAAQTVWVGVDNKGLRGLLPADQKALADKIDAAYAASLKLFASNQRSLNELLNDDAGRQQLNDLYDSLNVVHRLHEGELAKALGIQLGFNANDGD is encoded by the coding sequence ATGTTCCGTCCCAAGTTGTTGTTCACCAGCCTGGCCGCCCTTGCCCTCGGTGCGTGCTCGCCCCAGGACCCGCAGGCCGTGACCTCGGCGGCGATCGCCAAGCAAGTGATCCTGCCCACCTACAGCCGCTGGGTGGAAGCCGACCGCCAATTGGCGGTCAGCGCATTGGCCTATTGCCAAGGCAAGGAAAGCCTGGACACCGCCCGCGCCGACTTCCTGCACGCACAAAAAGCCTGGGCCGAACTGCAGCCGCTGCTGATCGGCCCGCTGGCAGAAGGCAATCGCGCCTGGCAAGTGCAGTTCTGGCCGGATAAAAAGAACCTGGTGGGTCGCCAGGTCGAGCAACTGGTGGAGGCCCAGCCGCAGATCGACGGCGCCGCCCTGGCCAAGTGCAGCGTGGTGGTGCAGGGCTTGTCGGCTTACGAATACATCCTCTACGACGCCAGGACCGACCTCGCCGACGACGCCCGGAAAGCCCGCTACTGCCCGCTGCTGGTGGCTATCGGTGAGCGCCAGAAAGCCCTGGCCGAAGAGATCCTGGCCAGCTGGAACAGCACCGACGGCATGCTCGCGCAAATGAGCAAGTTCCCTAACCAGCGTTACGCCGATTCCCACGAAGCGATCGCCGATCTGCTGCGGGTGCAAGTGACCGCACTGGACACCCTGAAGAAAAAGCTCGGCACGCCCATGGGCCGCCAGACCAAAGGCATCCCGCAGCCGTTCCAGGCCGATGCGTGGCGTAGCCAGTCGTCGCTGCAAAGCCTGGAGGCCAGCCTCGCGGCCGCCCAGACCGTGTGGGTCGGCGTCGACAATAAAGGCCTGCGTGGCTTGCTGCCGGCGGATCAGAAAGCCTTGGCCGACAAGATCGACGCCGCCTACGCCGCGTCCCTTAAACTGTTCGCCAGCAACCAGCGCAGCCTCAACGAACTGTTGAACGATGACGCCGGGCGCCAGCAGCTGAACGATCTCTACGACAGCCTCAACGTGGTCCATCGCCTGCACGAAGGTGAGCTGGCCAAGGCGCTGGGGATCCAACTGGGCTTTAACGCCAACGACGGTGACTGA
- a CDS encoding sensor histidine kinase: MEFKQSLAQRIIIAFALMSALVAGAFAMGIVATVHLVEEKLISAGLGGDLQRLLLMDSVEDWSHRPEPDQLFYFSGGRGDFELPKDLRHLEPGFHEVFRESLSYHAMVEVIDGRRYVLLQDQSDFEERERVLFAVVLVGFVLSLALAVFLGWVLARKVMAPVVRLARQVRHRDQLLGLAPPLAPDYAADEVGELAVAFDATLGRLRQALSREQLFTSDVSHELRTPLMVLASSCELLLENPAIDQRGRNQVLRIARACEEMRELVQTFLMLARAQHSESTMSPQVSLTQVAEDLLGIWREPIEQKGLQLIYQPGSPLDTRYNTTFLHAVMGNLLRNALHYTEQGFIRLTLEPTGFVVEDSGVGIPEEKREAMFEPFVRGSEKRGEGLGLGLSLVQRICENQGWSVSLSTMEPNGCRFHVELSQVKP; this comes from the coding sequence ATGGAGTTTAAGCAAAGCCTTGCCCAGCGGATCATCATCGCGTTTGCCTTGATGAGCGCACTGGTGGCGGGCGCCTTCGCCATGGGCATCGTTGCGACGGTGCACCTGGTGGAAGAGAAGTTGATTTCAGCGGGCCTGGGCGGTGACCTGCAACGCTTGCTGCTGATGGACAGCGTCGAAGACTGGAGTCATCGACCCGAGCCGGACCAACTGTTCTATTTCAGCGGCGGCCGTGGCGACTTTGAATTGCCCAAGGATTTGCGTCATCTGGAACCGGGCTTTCACGAGGTGTTTCGCGAGTCGCTGTCGTACCACGCCATGGTCGAAGTGATCGACGGTCGGCGCTATGTGCTGCTGCAGGACCAAAGTGACTTCGAAGAGCGTGAGCGGGTGCTGTTCGCCGTGGTCCTGGTGGGCTTTGTGCTCAGCCTGGCGCTGGCGGTGTTCCTGGGATGGGTGCTGGCGCGCAAGGTAATGGCGCCGGTGGTGCGCCTGGCTCGCCAGGTGCGTCACCGTGACCAGTTGCTGGGCCTGGCACCGCCTCTGGCGCCGGACTATGCGGCTGACGAAGTGGGCGAATTGGCCGTGGCCTTCGACGCCACATTGGGCCGACTGCGCCAGGCGCTGTCCCGTGAGCAGTTGTTCACCAGCGACGTAAGCCACGAGTTGCGCACCCCCCTGATGGTCCTGGCCAGTTCCTGCGAATTGCTGCTGGAAAATCCGGCCATCGATCAGCGTGGACGTAACCAGGTGCTGCGTATCGCCAGGGCCTGCGAAGAAATGCGCGAGCTGGTGCAAACCTTCCTGATGCTGGCGCGGGCGCAACACAGCGAGTCCACCATGTCGCCCCAGGTAAGCCTCACCCAGGTGGCGGAGGACTTGCTCGGGATCTGGCGCGAACCCATCGAGCAGAAGGGCCTGCAACTGATCTATCAACCGGGCAGCCCTCTGGACACACGCTACAACACCACCTTCCTGCACGCCGTAATGGGCAACCTGCTGCGCAACGCCTTGCATTACACCGAGCAGGGCTTTATCCGCCTGACCCTGGAACCTACCGGTTTCGTGGTGGAAGACAGCGGTGTCGGTATCCCCGAAGAAAAACGCGAGGCCATGTTCGAACCGTTCGTGCGTGGCAGTGAGAAGCGCGGTGAAGGCCTGGGGCTGGGCCTGTCACTGGTGCAGCGGATCTGCGAGAACCAGGGCTGGAGTGTCAGCCTCAGTACCATGGAACCCAACGGTTGCCGCTTTCACGTTGAGTTGAGTCAGGTCAAGCCTTGA